The Equus asinus isolate D_3611 breed Donkey chromosome 22, EquAss-T2T_v2, whole genome shotgun sequence genome has a segment encoding these proteins:
- the PPFIBP1 gene encoding liprin-beta-1 isoform X8: MMSDASDMLAAALEQMDGIIAGSKALEYSNGIFDCQSPTSPFMGSLRALHLVEDLRGLLEMMETDEKEGLRCQIPDSTAETLIEWLQSQMTNGHLPGNGDVYQERLARLENDKESLVLQVSVLTDQVEAQGEKIRDLEFCLEEHREKLNATEEMLQQELLSRTSLETQKLDLMAEISNLKLKLTAVEKDRLDYEDRFRDTEGLMQEIHDLRLRVSEMDSERLQYEKKLKSTKSLMAKLSSMKIKVGQMQYEKQRMEQKWESLKEELASLKEQLEEKESEVKRLQEKLVCKMKGEGIEILDRDIEVQKMKKAVESLMAANEEKDRKIEDLRQCLNRYKKMQDTVVLAQGQDGDYEDLLTSSSISTLLDVQSFSDLEKSLSPIPVMGSPSHDPFNTSVPEEFHTSVLQVSIPSLLPASKGLETSEKAKLPPKPETSFEENDGKIILGAAGESQLCDSLSTSSLQKSSSLGNLKKESSDGEKEPIQKPSEEKAPGESSPFGSLPPKAPGHDASMDDNPFGTRKARSSFGRGFFKIKSNKRTASAPNLAETEKETAEHLDLTGVPSRPKDAQGSSPFQMSPPSPDSKKKSRGIMKLFGKLRRSQSTTFNPDDMSEPEFKRGGTRATAGPRLGWSRDLGQTNSDLDMPFAKWTKEQVCSWLVEQGLGSYLNSGKHWIASGQTLLQASQQDLEKELGIKHLLHRKKLQLALQALGSEEETNHGKLDFNWVTRWLDDIGLPQYKTQFDEGRVDGRMLHYMTVDDLLSLKVVSVLHHLSIKRAIQVLRINNFEPNCLRRRPSDENSITPSEVQQWTNHRVMEWLRSVDLAEYAPNLRGSGVHGGLMVLEPRFNVETMAQLLNIPPSKTLLRRHLATHFNLLIGAEAQHQKRDAMELPDYVLLTATAKVKPKKLTFSNFGNLRKKKQEDGEEYVCPMELGQASGSTSKKGFKPGLDMRLYDEDDLDRLEQMEDSEGTVRQIGAFSEGINNLTHMLKEDDMFKDFAACSPSASITDEDSNV, from the exons acAAATGGACACCTACCTGGGAATGGAGATGTATATCAAGAAAGGCTAGCCCGTTTAGAAAATGATAAAGAGTCCCTGGTTCTTCAG GTAAGTGTGTTAACAGACCAGGTagaggctcagggagagaagaTTCGAGATTTGGAGTTTTGTCTTGAAGAGCACAGAGAGAAGTTGAACGCCACAGAAGAAATGCTACAGCAG GAGCTTCTGAGTAGGACATCCTTAGAAACTCAGAAGTTGGATCTGATGGCTGAAATATCCAACTTGAAGTTAAAACTGACGGCTGTAGAGAAGGACAGATTAGATTATGAAGATAGATTCAGAGACACGGAG GGGCTGATGCAGGAGATCCACGATTTGAGGTTAAGAGTCAGTGAAATggacagtgaaagacttcagtatGAAAAAAAGCTGAAATCAACCAAA TCTTTAATGGCCAAACTTTCTAGTATGAAAATCAAAGTGGGTCAGATGCAGTATGAAAAGCAGCGGATGGAACAAAAATGGGAGTCGCTGAAG GAAGAACTGGCATCTTTAAAAGAACAACTGGAAGAAAAGGAATCTGAAGTAAAAAGGCTACAAGAAAAATTGGTGTGCAAGATGAAAGGGGAAGGGATTGAAATACTTGATAGAG atattgaagtacaaaaaatgaaaaaggctgTGGAATCTTTGATGGcagcaaatgaagaaaag gATCGGAAAATAGAAGATCTTCGACAATGCTTGAACAGGTACAAGAAAATGCAAGATACGGTGGTATTGGCCCAAG GCCAAGATGGCGACTACGAAGATCTGCTCACTTCCAGTTCCATTTCCACTTTGCTGGACGTGCAGAGTTTTAGTGATCTGGAGAAAAGTCTATCACCTATACCAGTAATGGGATCTCCCAGTCATGACCCGTTTAACACAAGTGTTCCAGAAGAG TTCCACACCAGCGTCTTGCAAGTTTCAATCCCTTCCTTGTTGCCAGCATCTAAAGGCTTGGAAACTTCTGAAAAAGCCAAATTGCCTCCTAAGCCAGAGACTTCATTTGAAGAGAA tgaTGGAAAAATAATCCTTGGTGCTGCTGGTGAATCCCAACTGTGCGATAGTCTTTC gACTTCAAGTCTTCAAAAGTCTAGCAGCCTGGGCAACCTGAAGAAAGAGTCATCAGATGGG GAAAAGGAGCCTATTCAGAAGCCTTCAGAG GAAAAAGCTCCAGGAGAAAGCAGCCCATTTGGGAGcctccctcccaaagccccaggacatgaTGCCTCCATGGATGACAACCCCTTTGGCACTCGAAAAGCCAGATCTTCCTTCGGTCgtggcttttttaaaataaaaagtaacaagagGACAGCAAGTGCACCAAACTTGG CtgaaacagaaaaggagacaGCTGAGCACCTAGATCTAACTGGTGTGCCTTCTCGGCCAAAAGATGCACAGGGGAGCAGTCCCTTCCAGATGTCTCCACCATCACCAGATTCCAAAAAGAAATCCAGAGGCATCATGAAACTCTTTGGAAA ACTTAGGAGAAGTCAGTCAACTACATTCAACCCAGATGACATGTCTGAGCCTGAATTCAAAAGAGGAGGGACAAGGGCAACAGCAGGGCCCCGATTGGGTTGGTCTCGAGATTTGGGACAAACTAACAG TGACTTGGATATGCCATTTGCCAAGTGGACCAAGGAGCAGGTTTGCAGTTGGCTTGTGGAACAGGGCCTGGGGTCCTACCTGAATTCTGGCAAGCACTGGATTGCATCTGGCCAAACACTTTTACAGGCGTCTCAGCAAGATCTAGAGAAG GAACTTGGAATCAAGCATTTGCTTCATCGAAAGAAACTCCAGCTGGCACTGCAAGCCCTGGGATCAGAAGAAGAAACCAATCATGGAAAGCTGGATTTCAACTGGGTCACTA GATGGTTGGATGATATTGGTCTGCCCCAGTACAAGACCCAGTTTGATGAAGGACGGGTAGATGGTCGAATGCTCCATTACATGACTGTT GATGACTTACTGTCTTTGAAGGTTGTGAGTGTGCTCCATCATCTTAGCATCAAAAGGGCCATCCAGGTCCTGAGGATCAATAACTTTGAACCAAACTGTCTACGGAGGCGGCCGTCTGATGAG AATAGCATCACCCCATCAGAGGTTCAGCAGTGGACCAATCATCGAGTGATGGAGTGGCTGCGCTCCGTGGACCTGGCAGAATATGCCCCCAATCTCAGAGGCAGTGGTGTTCATGGTGGGCTCATG GTTCTAGAACCTCGTTTTAATGTAGAAACAATGGCTCAGTTGTTGAACATCCCACCAAGTAAGACCCTGTTGCGAAGACATTTGGCCACTCATTTCAACCTTCTGATCGGTGCTGAGGCCCAACACCAGAAGCGCGATGCCATGGAGTTGCCAGATTATGTACTCCTAACAGCTACTGCCAAAGTGAAG CCAAAGAAACTTACCTTCAGCAATTTTGGgaatctgagaaagaagaaacaggaagatgGGGAAGAATATGTTTGTCCAATGGAATTGGGACAGGCATCAGGAAGTACATCTAAGAAAGGATTTAAACCTGGATTGGACATGCGCTTGTATGACGAAGATGATTTGGACCGGTTAGAGCAG ATGGAAGATTCAGAAGGCACAGTGAGACAGATAGGTGCATTCTCTGAAGGCATCAACAATCTAACA CACATGTTAAAGGAAGATGACATGTTTAAAGATTTTGCTGCCTGTTCCCCCAGTGCCAGCATTACCGACGAAGACTCAAACGTTTGA
- the PPFIBP1 gene encoding liprin-beta-1 isoform X10: MMSDASDMLAAALEQMDGIIAGSKALEYSNGIFDCQSPTSPFMGSLRALHLVEDLRGLLEMMETDEKEGLRCQIPDSTAETLIEWLQSQMTNGHLPGNGDVYQERLARLENDKESLVLQVSVLTDQVEAQGEKIRDLEFCLEEHREKLNATEEMLQQELLSRTSLETQKLDLMAEISNLKLKLTAVEKDRLDYEDRFRDTEGLMQEIHDLRLRVSEMDSERLQYEKKLKSTKEELASLKEQLEEKESEVKRLQEKLVCKMKGEGIEILDRDENFKKKLKDKNIEVQKMKKAVESLMAANEEKDRKIEDLRQCLNRYKKMQDTVVLAQGKKGQDGDYEDLLTSSSISTLLDVQSFSDLEKSLSPIPVMGSPSHDPFNTSVPEEFHTSVLQVSIPSLLPASKGLETSEKAKLPPKPETSFEENDGKIILGAAGESQLCDSLSTSSLQKSSSLGNLKKESSDGEKEPIQKPSEEKAPGESSPFGSLPPKAPGHDASMDDNPFGTRKARSSFGRGFFKIKSNKRTASAPNLAETEKETAEHLDLTGVPSRPKDAQGSSPFQMSPPSPDSKKKSRGIMKLFGKLRRSQSTTFNPDDMSEPEFKRGGTRATAGPRLGWSRDLGQTNSDLDMPFAKWTKEQVCSWLVEQGLGSYLNSGKHWIASGQTLLQASQQDLEKELGIKHLLHRKKLQLALQALGSEEETNHGKLDFNWVTRWLDDIGLPQYKTQFDEGRVDGRMLHYMTVDDLLSLKVVSVLHHLSIKRAIQVLRINNFEPNCLRRRPSDENSITPSEVQQWTNHRVMEWLRSVDLAEYAPNLRGSGVHGGLMVLEPRFNVETMAQLLNIPPSKTLLRRHLATHFNLLIGAEAQHQKRDAMELPDYVLLTATAKVKPKKLTFSNFGNLRKKKQEDGEEYVCPMELGQASGSTSKKGFKPGLDMRLYDEDDLDRLEQMEDSEGTVRQIGAFSEGINNLTHMLKEDDMFKDFAACSPSASITDEDSNV, from the exons acAAATGGACACCTACCTGGGAATGGAGATGTATATCAAGAAAGGCTAGCCCGTTTAGAAAATGATAAAGAGTCCCTGGTTCTTCAG GTAAGTGTGTTAACAGACCAGGTagaggctcagggagagaagaTTCGAGATTTGGAGTTTTGTCTTGAAGAGCACAGAGAGAAGTTGAACGCCACAGAAGAAATGCTACAGCAG GAGCTTCTGAGTAGGACATCCTTAGAAACTCAGAAGTTGGATCTGATGGCTGAAATATCCAACTTGAAGTTAAAACTGACGGCTGTAGAGAAGGACAGATTAGATTATGAAGATAGATTCAGAGACACGGAG GGGCTGATGCAGGAGATCCACGATTTGAGGTTAAGAGTCAGTGAAATggacagtgaaagacttcagtatGAAAAAAAGCTGAAATCAACCAAA GAAGAACTGGCATCTTTAAAAGAACAACTGGAAGAAAAGGAATCTGAAGTAAAAAGGCTACAAGAAAAATTGGTGTGCAAGATGAAAGGGGAAGGGATTGAAATACTTGATAGAG atgaaaattttaaaaagaagctcAAAGACAAAA atattgaagtacaaaaaatgaaaaaggctgTGGAATCTTTGATGGcagcaaatgaagaaaag gATCGGAAAATAGAAGATCTTCGACAATGCTTGAACAGGTACAAGAAAATGCAAGATACGGTGGTATTGGCCCAAGGTAAAAAAG GCCAAGATGGCGACTACGAAGATCTGCTCACTTCCAGTTCCATTTCCACTTTGCTGGACGTGCAGAGTTTTAGTGATCTGGAGAAAAGTCTATCACCTATACCAGTAATGGGATCTCCCAGTCATGACCCGTTTAACACAAGTGTTCCAGAAGAG TTCCACACCAGCGTCTTGCAAGTTTCAATCCCTTCCTTGTTGCCAGCATCTAAAGGCTTGGAAACTTCTGAAAAAGCCAAATTGCCTCCTAAGCCAGAGACTTCATTTGAAGAGAA tgaTGGAAAAATAATCCTTGGTGCTGCTGGTGAATCCCAACTGTGCGATAGTCTTTC gACTTCAAGTCTTCAAAAGTCTAGCAGCCTGGGCAACCTGAAGAAAGAGTCATCAGATGGG GAAAAGGAGCCTATTCAGAAGCCTTCAGAG GAAAAAGCTCCAGGAGAAAGCAGCCCATTTGGGAGcctccctcccaaagccccaggacatgaTGCCTCCATGGATGACAACCCCTTTGGCACTCGAAAAGCCAGATCTTCCTTCGGTCgtggcttttttaaaataaaaagtaacaagagGACAGCAAGTGCACCAAACTTGG CtgaaacagaaaaggagacaGCTGAGCACCTAGATCTAACTGGTGTGCCTTCTCGGCCAAAAGATGCACAGGGGAGCAGTCCCTTCCAGATGTCTCCACCATCACCAGATTCCAAAAAGAAATCCAGAGGCATCATGAAACTCTTTGGAAA ACTTAGGAGAAGTCAGTCAACTACATTCAACCCAGATGACATGTCTGAGCCTGAATTCAAAAGAGGAGGGACAAGGGCAACAGCAGGGCCCCGATTGGGTTGGTCTCGAGATTTGGGACAAACTAACAG TGACTTGGATATGCCATTTGCCAAGTGGACCAAGGAGCAGGTTTGCAGTTGGCTTGTGGAACAGGGCCTGGGGTCCTACCTGAATTCTGGCAAGCACTGGATTGCATCTGGCCAAACACTTTTACAGGCGTCTCAGCAAGATCTAGAGAAG GAACTTGGAATCAAGCATTTGCTTCATCGAAAGAAACTCCAGCTGGCACTGCAAGCCCTGGGATCAGAAGAAGAAACCAATCATGGAAAGCTGGATTTCAACTGGGTCACTA GATGGTTGGATGATATTGGTCTGCCCCAGTACAAGACCCAGTTTGATGAAGGACGGGTAGATGGTCGAATGCTCCATTACATGACTGTT GATGACTTACTGTCTTTGAAGGTTGTGAGTGTGCTCCATCATCTTAGCATCAAAAGGGCCATCCAGGTCCTGAGGATCAATAACTTTGAACCAAACTGTCTACGGAGGCGGCCGTCTGATGAG AATAGCATCACCCCATCAGAGGTTCAGCAGTGGACCAATCATCGAGTGATGGAGTGGCTGCGCTCCGTGGACCTGGCAGAATATGCCCCCAATCTCAGAGGCAGTGGTGTTCATGGTGGGCTCATG GTTCTAGAACCTCGTTTTAATGTAGAAACAATGGCTCAGTTGTTGAACATCCCACCAAGTAAGACCCTGTTGCGAAGACATTTGGCCACTCATTTCAACCTTCTGATCGGTGCTGAGGCCCAACACCAGAAGCGCGATGCCATGGAGTTGCCAGATTATGTACTCCTAACAGCTACTGCCAAAGTGAAG CCAAAGAAACTTACCTTCAGCAATTTTGGgaatctgagaaagaagaaacaggaagatgGGGAAGAATATGTTTGTCCAATGGAATTGGGACAGGCATCAGGAAGTACATCTAAGAAAGGATTTAAACCTGGATTGGACATGCGCTTGTATGACGAAGATGATTTGGACCGGTTAGAGCAG ATGGAAGATTCAGAAGGCACAGTGAGACAGATAGGTGCATTCTCTGAAGGCATCAACAATCTAACA CACATGTTAAAGGAAGATGACATGTTTAAAGATTTTGCTGCCTGTTCCCCCAGTGCCAGCATTACCGACGAAGACTCAAACGTTTGA